The DNA sequence GTTATCCGTCAAGTCCACCTCGGCATACAAACCAGCTTCCTGGAAAGTTTTGGCCACTTTTTGGGCATACTCGGTGAAGGGCTTGGCGACGGGGATGACGACGACCTGTCGGGGGGAAAGCCAGAGAGGCCACTTGCCACCGGTAGATTCAGTGATAATGGCGATGAATCGCTCGAGGGAACCGAGAATGGCACGATGGATCATGACTGGTCGAGCGAATTGGGTGCCGTCGGGATTTTGTTCGGGAGAGTGGTACTTGAGGTTAAATCGCTCGGGGAGGTTAAAGTCGAGCTACATTAAGTATGGGTATGAGTACAATATTATGGTGATGCTTGATGTAATGGGAGAGATCGGACACACCTGGATGGTACCACATTGCCAGCTCCTCTTCAAGGCATCCGTCAATTGGAAGTCCAACTTGGGACCGTAGAACGCggcatcctcctcattgACGTGCCAGTTACCAGGGACTTTTTGCTCGAGAACCTCTCGGAGGGTGCCTTCAGCCTTGTTCCACAGTTCAAGGTCGCCCATCCATTTCTTGGGATTACGCGTAGAGAGACCGACTTTGTAGGTGAAACCGAAAGGCTTGTACACGGCGTCGAGGAACTCAAAGGCAGAGTAAAGCTCGGCTTCGACTTGGTCGGGGGTACAGAAGATGTGGGCTAGGGATTGAGAAGGTCAGCGCACGATGCATCAAACAATGGGACCTTGTAAGACTTGCCGTCATCCTGGACGAATCGCCTGACACGGGTCAAACCTGAAAGAGCACCGCTAGCCTCATTTCGATGCAACACACCAAACTCGGCAAACCTCAAAGGTAATTCCTTGTaactcctctccctcgcATCAAAGATCAAACAATGACCGGGGCAGTTCATAGGCTTGAGAGCGAGCTGCTCTTCGTCAGCCTTAAGTTGGAACATGTCTTCGGCATAGTTTTGCCAATGACCAGAAGTCTTCCAGAGGTTGGCGTTGAAGATGTTGGGAGATCCGACCTCGGAGAAACCACGCTTGAAATATTCGTCCTTGATAAATGACATCAAGGTGTTGTAGATCCTCATACCCAtaggcaagaagaaggcactTCCGGGAGAAAGGTCGTTAAAGATAAACAACTCCTGGTCCTTGCCGATCTTTCGGTGGTCTCGCTTGGCGGCTTCCTCGAGGTACTTCTTGTACTCCTTCATTTGGGCGTTGTCGGGGAAAGACATGCCGTACACTCGCTGGAAAGTGTCGTTCTTGGCGTCACCAAGGaaataagaagaagagttctAGTATGATATCATCAGCAGACGCCCGATATCCGGCTCGCCACTCTCACCTTGGTAACAGCCAAGGACTTGATACGGCCGGTGTGAGGAACGTGGGGACCAAGACACAAGTCAATCAAGGGACCACATCGGTAGACAGTAGAAGAGGTTCCATCAGGGACCTTGTCCTGGATATAGTGTTGCTTATACTTGTTGTATTTGAACATCTCGAGCAAGACTTCCTTGGGCAACTCGAGTCTCTCAAAGGGTTGCTTCTCCTTGACAGCAGCCTTGCAGACGTCTTCAATAGGCTTGTAGTCATCTTGGGAGATCGTGCGGCCATTGGCGAGACTCATGTCGTAGAAGAAACCACCTTCCTCAAGGGGAGGGCCGTAGCCGAGACAGCAACCTTCATATCGTCTCTCACAAGCTTCACCGAGAACATGGGCAGAAGAATGCCAGAAGACTTGTCTGGCTTCGTAGTTGTTGTCGGGAGAGTCAAAATCGAGTAAAGCAagagagcaagaagcttcAAGAGGACGGGTCAAGTCCCATAATTGCTGGTTGTTGACCTTGGCGATGATCACTCGGTCAGCGAGAGAAGGTGATATGTCTTTGGCAAGCTGAAGAGGGGTGGTCTCCCACGAGGTGGCCTGTACCGTCTTGCCGTCGGggaaggtgatggtgatgggTTCACGAGGTTGTTCTACGCAATGTCAGTTCGTTTACTGTTTCTAAAAGAACATTATGAAGTCCATCAAATCCAGCTCTGCGAATGATCACTTGGGCTTGGAGCTGCAGCCCGTGGGTGGCAAACTTGTACAAGATAGCCCCGGACTCGGCAATACATTTTGCACACGACTGAGAGGTATAGACATAGATCGGGACACTTACCAGCAACGAATTTGTCGTACTTTGCCTTCCACTCGTCATAGATCTTGAGTCGCTCAGCGAAAAACTCGGGTGGAGGACTGAGTTCTAAAGGACCGGAAACGCCACCgcccttcttgtccttcttttccttcttctccttcttcttgccttcaTGAGCAGCAGGGGTGATGGGGTTAACACCCTCGGCTGGGGGAGCGGGTTTTGAAGTGGAAGAGACGGGGTGAGCTTCCGCGGACATAGTACGTGCTGCTTGGAGGAGGGGGTATGTGTATCTAGTGGGCGTTCTATGTGAAAAGCGGGCTGCGTGCGGTATGAGCCTGCGGAGCATACGATATACCTTGACACATAACGAAATTTCGACTCGCACAATAGCCAAAGACGCAAAAGACGGCCGCGCCTAATTCTGTTTAAACCGCGGGCCTACTTTGCAATCCTAAAGAGGGACCAACTAGCGTGCCTATCATTACCGTTTCCTTTCGTTCCTTTCGAGCTTGACGATATCCTCAGTGGACTCAGCAGCGTACATCTCTACTTCGATTTAGCCATTATAGCTCCTCATCTGCCATAACTCTTTTTCACCCTATACGCCGGGAATATGTCCAATCCGGCAAGAGTTATCCTGCTCGTTGGTAAAGGGTATGTCAACCAGCTACAGATCTAGCTAACCCATTGCAGCGGTGTGCAAACGGATGTCGATCTCGACTCTCTCGCGCAAGATGAAGTGGCCGATATCATCCCAGTCATGCTTGCTGACTATGAGTCAGAATGCCGAGATTGGACATTGATTGCGAGCGAGCattggagagaagggcgCTGGAACAGGGTTATGGATCTGCTGGAAAGAGCCGTTTCATGTAAGTCAAAGGAGACTTTTCCTCATAGCAATATACTGAACAAGGTACAGTCTTCAATGGAGAACGGGGAAGGCGAAGGGATTCTGCTTCTCTCATCAACATTCACTCAATGCTCGCTCACCTTC is a window from the Cryptococcus neoformans var. neoformans JEC21 chromosome 2 sequence genome containing:
- a CDS encoding threonine-tRNA ligase, putative, producing the protein MLRRLIPHAARFSHRTPTRYTYPLLQAARTMSAEAHPVSSTSKPAPPAEGVNPITPAAHEGKKKEKKEKKDKKGGGVSGPLELSPPPEFFAERLKIYDEWKAKYDKFVAEQPREPITITFPDGKTVQATSWETTPLQLAKDISPSLADRVIIAKVNNQQLWDLTRPLEASCSLALLDFDSPDNNYEARQVFWHSSAHVLGEACERRYEGCCLGYGPPLEEGGFFYDMSLANGRTISQDDYKPIEDVCKAAVKEKQPFERLELPKEVLLEMFKYNKYKQHYIQDKVPDGTSSTVYRCGPLIDLCLGPHVPHTGRIKSLAVTKNSSSYFLGDAKNDTFQRVYGMSFPDNAQMKEYKKYLEEAAKRDHRKIGKDQELFIFNDLSPGSAFFLPMGMRIYNTLMSFIKDEYFKRGFSEVGSPNIFNANLWKTSGHWQNYAEDMFQLKADEEQLALKPMNCPGHCLIFDARERSYKELPLRFAEFGVLHRNEASGALSGLTRVRRFVQDDAHIFCTPDQVEAELYSAFEFLDAVYKPFGFTYKVGLSTRNPKKWMGDLELWNKAEGTLREVLEQKVPGNWHVNEEDAAFYGPKLDFQLTDALKRSWQCGTIQLDFNLPERFNLKYHSPEQNPDGTQFARPVMIHRAILGSLERFIAIITESTGGKWPLWLSPRQVVVIPVAKPFTEYAQKVAKTFQEAGLYAEVDLTDNTLNKKIRNAQTAQWNFIMVVGQDELDAQAVNIRNRDDEVQGREETVALSRAVEQIVKLKESKAAVSKFE